One stretch of Thalassovita sp. DNA includes these proteins:
- a CDS encoding LysE family translocator, whose protein sequence is MSFESWGSYAMACLVLSLIPGPSVLLIIGQALSLGMRGAMACLAGALLGGLGLILGALAGLGAVLASSAVLFQAIKWAGIAYLLWLGVTQLRLARRTKAVPSDAPAPQSVKGSFRSGFLTALLNPKSLVFYLAFLSQFLDPAHSTWISYVQLIVTSIVIAGISLLAYALLAERLRQRLTSPTAQRQIKMATGGLYLGGGALMAASR, encoded by the coding sequence ATGAGTTTTGAAAGTTGGGGCAGCTACGCGATGGCCTGTTTGGTCCTGTCGCTTATTCCCGGACCCAGTGTGTTGCTGATCATCGGTCAAGCGCTCTCCCTTGGGATGCGCGGTGCGATGGCTTGTCTTGCCGGTGCATTGCTGGGTGGTTTGGGGCTGATCCTAGGGGCGCTGGCAGGTCTGGGCGCTGTCTTGGCCAGCTCTGCCGTTCTGTTTCAGGCGATCAAATGGGCCGGCATTGCCTATCTACTGTGGCTTGGCGTCACCCAGCTGCGTCTGGCCCGGCGCACCAAGGCGGTCCCGAGCGATGCGCCTGCCCCGCAGTCCGTCAAAGGCAGCTTTCGCTCCGGCTTCCTGACCGCCCTGCTCAATCCAAAATCACTGGTGTTCTATCTGGCCTTCCTGTCGCAGTTTCTGGATCCGGCCCACAGCACTTGGATCAGCTATGTTCAGCTGATTGTGACCTCCATCGTGATCGCCGGAATTTCGTTGCTGGCCTATGCGCTGCTGGCGGAACGGCTGCGCCAGCGCCTGACCAGCCCCACCGCCCAACGCCAAATCAAAATGGCCACCGGCGGCCTGTATCTAGGCGGCGGTGCCTTGATGGCGGCCAGCAGGTAG
- a CDS encoding sensor histidine kinase — protein sequence MKTATLRRVAVILLFLLSVAVIAGGVWRYGYVQALGQLAQRGRVDLALATDRLTGQLQRYQQLAVLTADHPVVRSVLAGAGVGQAEAHLLEAADKTAALDLVLVDHRGQVVVSANGVMAGDVSTEVHVRRARQGAMGEAHGVLDTGKRIYSFAAPVFSPSGKVQGTLVVVADIDRIEEEWRGARPSIFFTNAGGEVFITNRSELLYWRRQQDGQLIPPDGASTTFGVRLVGGYELWLTNWSAYVPARGLHLAQDLPAISMMAEALIDVDPARRLAGLQAAAVAAVFLAFGALSFLATERRRALAQANVILESRVEERTAELSQTNETLRREVAERVAAEVALKKAQDDLVQAGKLSALGQMSAGISHELNQPLMAIRQYAENGNAFMARGKPERAEENLSRIADMAVRMARIIKNLRAFARNESEPVSKVDLVQVVNTAVELTEARLKADFVRLDWDPALAGSPLWVRAGDVRLTQVLVNLINNAADAMMDQEERLVQIVINPANPLSVTVRDIGPGIKEPDKVFEPFYSTKTVGSSEGMGLGLSISYGLVQSFGGKIRGSNAATGAMFTVELEPWTEEAVA from the coding sequence ATGAAGACTGCAACCCTGCGCCGTGTGGCGGTGATCCTGTTGTTCCTGTTGTCCGTTGCGGTGATTGCCGGTGGCGTGTGGCGCTATGGCTATGTGCAGGCGCTGGGCCAGCTGGCGCAGCGCGGCCGGGTCGATCTGGCACTGGCCACCGACCGGCTGACTGGGCAGCTGCAGCGGTATCAGCAGCTAGCGGTGCTGACGGCCGACCATCCCGTGGTGCGTTCGGTTTTGGCCGGCGCAGGCGTTGGTCAGGCGGAGGCGCACCTGCTGGAAGCGGCAGACAAAACCGCCGCTCTGGATCTGGTGTTGGTCGATCATCGTGGGCAGGTGGTGGTGTCCGCCAATGGCGTGATGGCCGGCGATGTTTCGACCGAGGTGCATGTGCGGCGCGCCCGGCAAGGGGCGATGGGTGAGGCGCATGGCGTTCTGGACACCGGTAAACGGATCTATTCCTTTGCAGCCCCTGTGTTCAGCCCATCGGGCAAGGTGCAGGGTACGCTGGTTGTCGTTGCCGATATTGACCGTATCGAAGAGGAATGGCGCGGCGCACGCCCGTCGATCTTTTTCACCAATGCAGGCGGTGAGGTGTTTATCACCAACCGGTCCGAACTGCTTTATTGGCGGCGCCAGCAGGACGGGCAGCTGATCCCGCCGGATGGGGCCTCAACCACCTTTGGGGTGCGACTGGTTGGCGGGTATGAACTGTGGCTGACCAACTGGTCCGCCTATGTGCCTGCACGTGGATTGCATCTGGCGCAGGATCTGCCCGCGATCAGCATGATGGCCGAAGCCTTGATCGATGTGGACCCAGCCCGGCGGCTGGCGGGGCTACAGGCCGCAGCGGTGGCGGCGGTGTTTCTGGCCTTTGGTGCGCTGTCGTTTCTGGCAACCGAACGACGGCGGGCGCTGGCGCAGGCCAATGTGATCCTTGAAAGCCGGGTGGAGGAGCGCACAGCCGAGCTGTCCCAAACCAACGAAACCCTGCGCCGCGAGGTTGCCGAACGGGTGGCCGCCGAGGTCGCGCTGAAAAAAGCGCAGGATGATCTGGTTCAGGCCGGCAAACTGTCCGCGCTGGGCCAAATGTCTGCCGGGATCAGCCATGAGCTGAACCAGCCCCTGATGGCGATCCGCCAATATGCTGAAAACGGCAATGCTTTCATGGCGCGGGGCAAACCCGAAAGGGCCGAGGAAAACCTTTCGCGTATTGCGGATATGGCGGTGCGGATGGCCCGCATCATCAAAAACCTGCGCGCCTTTGCCCGCAATGAAAGCGAACCGGTCAGCAAGGTGGATCTGGTGCAGGTGGTGAACACCGCCGTGGAACTGACCGAGGCCCGGTTGAAAGCGGATTTTGTGCGTCTTGATTGGGATCCCGCGCTTGCTGGCAGCCCGCTTTGGGTGCGGGCAGGGGATGTGCGCCTGACGCAGGTTCTGGTCAACCTCATCAACAACGCCGCAGATGCCATGATGGATCAGGAGGAGCGGCTGGTGCAGATCGTCATCAACCCTGCCAACCCGCTCTCGGTCACCGTGCGCGATATCGGGCCCGGCATCAAAGAACCCGATAAGGTGTTTGAACCTTTCTATTCCACCAAAACAGTGGGCAGTTCCGAAGGCATGGGATTGGGGCTTTCGATTTCTTACGGTTTGGTGCAGAGCTTCGGCGGGAAAATCCGCGGCAGCAACGCTGCAACGGGGGCGATGTTCACCGTGGAGCTGGAGCCATGGACAGAGGAGGCGGTTGCATGA
- a CDS encoding SelT/SelW/SelH family protein, which translates to MSAQKPLVTIEYCTGCNWLLRAGWMAQELLQSFGEDLGGVTLLPGYGGTYEVRVDGYLLWERKRDGGFPEAKELKKRLRDQIDPDRDMGHLDR; encoded by the coding sequence GTGAGCGCGCAAAAACCACTGGTCACGATTGAGTATTGCACCGGCTGCAATTGGCTGCTGCGGGCCGGCTGGATGGCGCAGGAACTGTTGCAAAGCTTTGGTGAGGATCTGGGCGGCGTGACCCTGTTGCCTGGTTATGGCGGCACCTATGAGGTGCGGGTCGACGGGTATCTCTTGTGGGAGCGAAAGCGCGACGGCGGCTTCCCGGAGGCGAAAGAGTTGAAAAAGCGCCTGCGCGATCAGATCGACCCTGATCGCGACATGGGGCATCTGGATCGCTGA
- a CDS encoding nitrite/sulfite reductase yields MYRYNDFDDAFLAERNAQFRAQVERRIEGALTEEEFRPLRLMNGLYLQLHAYMLRVAIPYGTLSSAQMRQLALIADKWDKGYGHFTTRQNIQYNWPKLPDVPDILDSLGEVQLHAIQTSGNTIRNVTADHFAGAAADEIADPRPVAELIRQWSTDHPEFQFLPRKFKIAITGSPNDRAVTKAHDIGLRMVEQNGEAGFEVIVGGGLGRTPVVGKVMRDFLPQADLLPYLEAIVSVYNTLGRRDNKYKARIKITVNENGIDEVRARVEKRFDEIRPLFKGVDQEMLADIEAHFAAPAFVNKDVAPYELAYTNDPVFRSWADTNLSAHKAEGYAIVSISVKAHGQTPGDATSDQMRLMADLAEKYGHGELRISHEQNVILPHVHMADLPALHAALKEQGLGTANIGLISDIIACPGMDYCALATARSIPVAQQIAERFDELKLEHDIGPLKIKISGCINACGHHHVGHIGILGLDRAGVENYQITLGGDGTEDAVIGQRIGAGFAYDSVVGAIETIIQIYLEQRQDESETFLDAYRRLGPDPFKAALYPEVAKKNAA; encoded by the coding sequence ATGTATCGCTATAACGACTTTGATGACGCCTTTCTGGCTGAACGTAACGCGCAGTTCCGCGCCCAGGTGGAGCGCCGCATCGAAGGCGCGCTGACCGAGGAAGAGTTCCGTCCGCTGCGCCTGATGAACGGTCTCTATCTGCAGCTGCACGCCTATATGCTGCGGGTGGCTATTCCCTATGGCACCCTGTCCAGTGCACAGATGCGCCAGCTGGCGCTGATCGCGGACAAGTGGGATAAGGGCTACGGCCACTTCACCACCCGTCAGAACATTCAGTACAACTGGCCGAAACTGCCGGATGTGCCGGATATCCTCGACAGCCTGGGTGAGGTGCAGCTGCACGCGATCCAGACCTCGGGCAACACCATCCGTAACGTGACCGCGGACCATTTCGCGGGCGCGGCGGCGGATGAGATCGCAGATCCCCGCCCCGTGGCTGAACTGATCCGCCAGTGGTCCACCGACCACCCGGAATTCCAGTTCCTGCCGCGCAAATTCAAGATCGCCATCACCGGCTCCCCCAACGACCGCGCCGTGACCAAGGCGCATGACATTGGCCTGCGCATGGTCGAACAAAACGGCGAAGCTGGTTTTGAGGTCATCGTTGGCGGCGGCCTGGGCCGTACCCCTGTTGTGGGCAAGGTCATGCGGGACTTCCTTCCGCAGGCCGACCTGCTGCCTTATCTGGAGGCTATCGTGTCGGTCTACAACACGCTGGGTCGCCGCGATAACAAATACAAAGCCCGCATCAAGATCACCGTGAATGAAAACGGCATCGATGAGGTGCGCGCCCGCGTTGAGAAACGGTTCGACGAAATCCGCCCGCTGTTCAAAGGCGTGGATCAGGAAATGCTGGCCGATATCGAAGCGCATTTCGCCGCCCCCGCCTTTGTGAACAAAGACGTGGCACCATATGAGCTGGCCTACACCAACGATCCGGTGTTCCGCTCCTGGGCGGATACCAACCTGTCGGCGCATAAGGCTGAGGGCTATGCGATCGTTTCGATCTCAGTCAAAGCGCACGGTCAGACCCCGGGCGACGCTACCAGCGATCAGATGCGTCTGATGGCCGATCTGGCTGAGAAATACGGCCACGGTGAGCTGCGCATCAGCCATGAGCAGAACGTGATCCTGCCGCATGTGCATATGGCCGATCTGCCAGCCCTGCACGCGGCGCTGAAGGAACAGGGTCTGGGCACCGCCAACATCGGGCTGATCAGCGATATCATCGCCTGCCCCGGTATGGACTATTGCGCGCTGGCAACCGCCCGCTCAATCCCGGTGGCCCAGCAGATTGCCGAACGGTTTGATGAGTTGAAGCTGGAACATGACATTGGTCCGCTGAAGATCAAAATCTCGGGCTGCATCAACGCCTGTGGCCACCACCACGTGGGTCACATCGGCATTCTGGGCCTCGACCGTGCGGGTGTGGAAAACTACCAGATCACCCTTGGCGGCGACGGCACCGAAGATGCGGTGATCGGCCAGCGGATTGGTGCGGGTTTCGCCTACGACTCGGTTGTGGGGGCGATTGAGACCATCATCCAGATCTATCTGGAGCAGCGCCAGGACGAGAGCGAAACCTTCCTTGATGCCTACCGCCGTCTGGGGCCGGATCCGTTCAAGGCCGCGCTCTACCCAGAGGTGGCCAAGAAAAATGCCGCTTGA
- a CDS encoding sigma-54 dependent transcriptional regulator, translating to MSEALTIRKVLLVDDDAAVRDALAQTLELADLTPLSMGSFIEAKDHIGPDFDGVVLSDIRMPGRDGFHLLDYTQDTDAELPVILLTGEGDIPMAVKAMRNGAFGFLEKPCASADLLAALERALKTRALVLENRRMKAQLETGDAAARMLYGQSDLSEVLRARARLAARAGTDVLVNGAPGSGIYKVAEVIHLCSPNAKGPFVKRAAPALDRAALAEALEAAQGGTLFLDDIGGLAADAQIALIDALEAGGVRLIAGSTQDLSQAVEQGLLQAEIYYRVEVMMVRIPSLKERPEDIPVLFRHYVAQAAEQSGLEPPEVSPEVISSLMTRDWPGNARALMSAAMRFVLGEGSTEDDAETELGLAEQMARVERSLLIAALRRAEGRASNAAQALKLPRKTFYDKLARYGVKPEDFR from the coding sequence ATGAGCGAGGCTTTGACCATTCGCAAGGTTCTGCTGGTCGATGATGACGCCGCCGTGCGTGATGCCTTGGCGCAGACGCTGGAACTTGCGGATCTGACGCCCCTGAGCATGGGATCGTTCATTGAGGCCAAGGATCATATAGGCCCGGACTTTGACGGCGTTGTGCTGTCGGATATCCGGATGCCGGGGCGCGATGGGTTCCACCTGCTGGACTACACCCAAGACACCGATGCTGAGCTGCCGGTGATCCTGCTGACGGGCGAAGGTGACATTCCCATGGCCGTCAAAGCCATGCGAAACGGGGCCTTTGGGTTTCTGGAAAAACCCTGTGCCTCGGCCGATCTGCTGGCGGCATTGGAACGGGCGCTGAAAACCCGCGCCTTGGTGTTGGAAAACCGGCGGATGAAGGCGCAGTTGGAAACCGGTGATGCGGCTGCGCGGATGCTTTATGGCCAGTCCGACCTGTCTGAGGTTTTGCGTGCCCGGGCACGGCTGGCGGCGCGGGCGGGCACAGATGTCCTGGTGAACGGTGCACCGGGGTCGGGGATCTACAAGGTTGCCGAGGTTATTCACCTCTGTTCGCCAAACGCCAAAGGCCCCTTCGTGAAACGTGCAGCCCCCGCGTTGGATCGTGCTGCCTTGGCTGAGGCTTTGGAGGCCGCGCAGGGCGGCACGCTGTTTTTGGATGACATTGGCGGGCTGGCTGCGGATGCCCAGATCGCGCTGATTGACGCGCTGGAAGCAGGTGGCGTGCGCCTGATTGCAGGTTCCACCCAGGATCTGAGCCAAGCGGTTGAACAGGGCCTCTTGCAGGCGGAGATTTACTACCGGGTTGAGGTGATGATGGTGCGCATTCCCTCCCTCAAGGAACGGCCGGAGGATATTCCGGTGCTGTTTCGACATTATGTCGCCCAAGCGGCGGAACAATCCGGTCTGGAACCCCCTGAGGTCTCACCTGAGGTCATATCGTCCCTGATGACGCGCGACTGGCCGGGCAACGCCCGCGCCCTGATGAGCGCTGCGATGCGGTTTGTGCTGGGCGAAGGCAGCACCGAGGATGACGCTGAAACCGAACTGGGCCTTGCCGAACAAATGGCGCGGGTTGAGCGATCCTTGCTGATCGCGGCGCTGCGCCGGGCGGAAGGGCGGGCCTCAAACGCGGCTCAGGCGCTGAAGCTGCCGCGCAAAACCTTCTATGACAAACTGGCCCGCTACGGCGTCAAACCAGAAGATTTTCGCTGA
- a CDS encoding DUF934 domain-containing protein → MSVIVTDTGFAADDWTGPIAELENLDNAIAVDLTSDADTSVLADHLDRLQLIRVDFPSFADGRGFTLARELRLMGYQGRLRAKGHVISDQYAMARRTGFDEVEISQELATRQPEGEWKFRADWRANNYQSRLRAG, encoded by the coding sequence ATGAGCGTGATCGTCACCGATACCGGCTTTGCGGCCGATGACTGGACCGGCCCCATCGCTGAGCTGGAAAACCTGGATAACGCCATCGCGGTGGATCTGACCTCGGACGCGGATACATCAGTCCTGGCCGATCATCTGGACCGGCTGCAACTGATCCGGGTCGACTTCCCCAGCTTTGCCGATGGCCGTGGGTTCACCCTGGCGCGTGAATTGCGCCTGATGGGCTATCAGGGCCGTCTGCGGGCCAAGGGGCATGTGATCTCGGATCAATATGCGATGGCACGCCGCACCGGCTTTGATGAGGTGGAAATCTCCCAAGAGCTGGCCACCCGCCAACCCGAAGGGGAATGGAAGTTCCGCGCCGACTGGCGGGCCAACAATTACCAAAGCCGCCTGCGGGCCGGCTAG
- a CDS encoding ferredoxin--NADP reductase has product MTEMTPVTDAAAAKAPKVPALPDAQTVTEVKHWTDRLFSFRCTRPASLRFRSGEFVMIGLMGDVNPKTGKQKPLLRAYSIASPSWDEEMEFYSIKVQDGPLTSKLQHIKVGDEIILRPKPVGTLVHDALIPGKRIWFFATGTGFAPFASLLREPETYEKFDEVIITHTCREVGELTYGRELIEGLKEDELLNEVIGEGFWKKIKYYPTTTREESPKMGRITDLMRSGEAFEELGVPPLNPDTDRAMICGNLAFNLELKDLFENTYGLEEGANSKPAHFVVEKAFLD; this is encoded by the coding sequence ATGACCGAGATGACACCCGTGACCGATGCTGCCGCCGCCAAGGCCCCCAAAGTGCCCGCCCTCCCCGATGCTCAGACCGTAACCGAGGTCAAGCATTGGACTGATCGCCTGTTTTCGTTCCGCTGCACGCGCCCTGCGTCGCTGCGGTTCCGTTCGGGTGAATTTGTGATGATCGGCCTGATGGGGGATGTGAACCCCAAGACCGGCAAGCAAAAACCGCTGCTGCGCGCCTATTCCATTGCCTCCCCCTCCTGGGATGAAGAGATGGAGTTCTATTCGATCAAGGTGCAGGATGGTCCGCTGACCTCCAAGCTGCAGCACATCAAGGTTGGCGATGAGATTATTCTGCGCCCGAAACCCGTTGGCACGCTGGTGCATGACGCGCTGATCCCGGGCAAGCGGATCTGGTTCTTTGCCACCGGCACCGGCTTTGCGCCCTTTGCGTCACTGCTGCGCGAACCTGAGACCTATGAAAAGTTTGATGAGGTGATCATCACCCACACCTGCCGCGAAGTGGGTGAACTGACCTATGGCCGTGAGCTGATCGAAGGTCTGAAAGAAGACGAGCTGCTCAATGAGGTGATCGGCGAAGGCTTCTGGAAGAAGATCAAATACTACCCCACCACAACGCGCGAAGAGAGCCCCAAAATGGGCCGTATCACCGACCTGATGCGCTCGGGCGAAGCCTTTGAGGAACTGGGCGTTCCGCCGCTGAACCCCGACACCGACCGCGCCATGATCTGCGGCAACCTCGCGTTCAACCTGGAACTCAAGGATCTGTTTGAAAACACCTACGGTCTGGAAGAAGGCGCCAATTCCAAACCTGCGCACTTCGTGGTGGAAAAAGCATTCCTCGACTGA
- a CDS encoding DUF2849 domain-containing protein, with product MPRPFKPKVITANALLEGDVVYFTANDEWSREMCQAEVLEDQAHAELRLIEASRQQAEIVGAYLADVKPGDNGPEPTHFREDFRRTGPSNYFHGKQAEAS from the coding sequence ATGCCCCGCCCTTTTAAGCCAAAAGTCATCACCGCGAACGCCCTGCTGGAAGGGGACGTCGTCTATTTCACTGCAAATGACGAGTGGTCGCGCGAGATGTGTCAGGCTGAGGTGCTGGAAGATCAGGCCCATGCTGAACTGCGTTTGATCGAAGCGTCGCGCCAACAGGCCGAGATTGTCGGTGCCTATCTGGCCGACGTGAAACCGGGCGACAATGGCCCTGAACCCACCCACTTCCGTGAGGACTTCCGCCGCACCGGCCCGTCCAACTACTTCCACGGCAAACAGGCAGAGGCCAGCTGA
- a CDS encoding cytochrome P450, producing the protein MKRLSQSPTDPAFVQNPYPFYDRARAEGSLVFWEEYNMPCATSYAVTMALFKDRRFGRECPPEFAPDIPDRLRPFYDIEAHSMLELDGARHKRLRSLVLRAFTSRRIAGLGPEIEALCHQLIDAFPEGGCDLLQAYCTHVPVVVICRLLGVPEAMADDLLKWSNSMVSMYQARRTREIEDAAMQASTDFRNFMISYIDQRRSEPGDDLITSLIEAEEGGEKLSTDELITTCILLLNAGHEATVHSLGLAVKTLLEQGTDTSYLSEDQIDGTIEESLRFDPPLHMFTRYAYEEVEVAGHTFQRGDQVALLLGAANRDPGKWEDPQVFNPGRPVATNVAFGSGVHFCVGAPLARLEMKIAMPILFDRLPNLALDGAPQYGDVYHFHGLSALQVKY; encoded by the coding sequence ATGAAAAGACTGAGCCAATCGCCAACCGATCCCGCCTTTGTTCAAAACCCTTACCCGTTTTACGACCGCGCCCGGGCCGAAGGGTCCCTGGTGTTCTGGGAAGAGTACAACATGCCCTGTGCCACCAGCTATGCGGTGACCATGGCGCTGTTCAAGGACCGCCGGTTTGGTCGTGAATGCCCGCCTGAATTTGCCCCTGACATTCCCGATCGGCTGCGCCCGTTTTATGACATCGAAGCCCATTCGATGCTGGAACTGGATGGGGCGCGCCACAAACGGCTGCGGTCTTTGGTGCTGCGCGCCTTCACCTCGCGCCGGATTGCCGGGCTGGGGCCTGAGATTGAGGCGCTGTGTCATCAGCTGATTGATGCTTTCCCGGAAGGTGGCTGTGACCTGTTGCAGGCCTATTGCACCCATGTGCCCGTGGTGGTGATCTGTCGCCTGCTGGGGGTGCCTGAGGCGATGGCCGATGATCTGCTGAAATGGTCTAACTCAATGGTGTCGATGTATCAGGCGCGGCGCACCCGTGAAATCGAAGATGCGGCGATGCAGGCCTCAACCGATTTCCGCAACTTCATGATCTCTTACATCGATCAGCGGCGCAGCGAACCGGGCGACGACCTGATCACCAGCCTGATCGAAGCCGAAGAAGGCGGCGAAAAGCTCAGCACGGATGAGCTGATCACCACCTGTATCCTGCTGCTCAACGCAGGTCATGAGGCCACGGTACATTCACTGGGTCTGGCGGTCAAAACCCTGCTGGAGCAAGGCACCGACACAAGCTACCTCTCTGAAGACCAAATTGATGGCACCATTGAGGAAAGCCTGCGCTTTGACCCGCCGCTGCATATGTTCACCCGCTACGCCTATGAGGAGGTTGAGGTTGCCGGCCACACTTTCCAGCGCGGCGATCAGGTGGCCCTGCTGCTGGGGGCGGCAAACCGGGACCCGGGCAAATGGGAAGATCCGCAGGTCTTCAACCCGGGTCGCCCTGTCGCAACCAATGTCGCCTTTGGCAGCGGAGTGCATTTCTGCGTTGGGGCACCGCTGGCCCGGTTGGAGATGAAAATCGCCATGCCGATCCTGTTTGACCGCCTGCCAAACCTGGCCCTGGACGGCGCGCCGCAGTATGGCGATGTGTATCATTTCCACGGGCTTTCGGCCCTGCAGGTCAAATACTAA
- a CDS encoding fatty acid desaturase, with protein sequence MARNGAEIRRVSRPFMQADDRRAWIEFGATFLLFLLALITALNAIGTWLILIPAVLLTTATALRIYMIQHDCLHRAFFSTDRMNDILGTLISPIAMTPYQATRYIHNQHHAHVADLDRRDTFEIYVMTVKEWQEASWFRRLWYRAYRSPITLILVGPFVFWVILRRFPLAALKTGLGELLLHNVLFFLFNLAIWAYAGWAGIAVWYAAVYIACAGGALIPYCVHNFENVHWGVKPGLDFETAALEGSSVLDWGPLADLVTMNIAYHDLHHLYAKIPGYKLKAAHQALEDAGLIQSEKIGFIDSLKCLRWKLYDEDALKMVPFPRGPVAATTPAE encoded by the coding sequence ATGGCCCGTAATGGCGCAGAGATTCGACGTGTGTCCCGTCCTTTCATGCAGGCCGATGACCGCCGTGCATGGATTGAGTTTGGCGCGACCTTCCTATTATTCTTGCTGGCCCTGATCACCGCGTTGAATGCGATCGGGACCTGGCTGATCCTGATCCCGGCTGTTCTGTTGACCACTGCAACGGCGCTGCGGATCTATATGATCCAGCATGATTGCCTGCACCGGGCCTTTTTCAGCACCGACCGGATGAACGATATTTTGGGGACACTGATTTCCCCCATCGCGATGACGCCCTATCAGGCGACCCGTTATATCCACAATCAGCACCACGCCCATGTTGCCGATCTGGACCGGCGCGACACCTTTGAGATCTACGTGATGACCGTCAAAGAATGGCAGGAGGCCAGCTGGTTCCGCCGCCTTTGGTACCGGGCCTATCGCAGCCCGATCACGCTGATCCTTGTGGGGCCGTTTGTGTTCTGGGTGATCCTGCGGCGCTTCCCCTTGGCGGCATTGAAAACTGGGTTAGGGGAGTTGTTGCTGCACAATGTGCTGTTCTTCCTCTTCAACCTGGCCATCTGGGCCTATGCGGGCTGGGCGGGCATCGCGGTCTGGTACGCCGCGGTCTATATCGCCTGCGCGGGGGGCGCATTGATCCCTTACTGCGTGCACAATTTTGAAAATGTGCATTGGGGGGTGAAGCCGGGGCTGGATTTTGAAACCGCAGCGCTTGAGGGATCATCGGTTCTGGATTGGGGGCCATTGGCGGATCTGGTCACAATGAACATTGCCTATCACGATCTGCACCACCTCTATGCCAAGATCCCGGGATACAAACTGAAAGCGGCGCATCAGGCGTTGGAGGATGCTGGGTTGATCCAGTCCGAGAAGATCGGTTTCATCGACTCGCTCAAATGCCTGCGCTGGAAACTATACGACGAAGACGCGTTGAAAATGGTGCCGTTCCCCCGTGGGCCGGTCGCCGCAACAACGCCAGCTGAATGA
- a CDS encoding Lrp/AsnC family transcriptional regulator → MTVRLDQTDRKILAELQRDAGQSLDEIAKKVGSSKTPVWNRIRKMREAGVMGQQTVVLDAEKLGFDACFFVLIRTSEHEAEWQQKFLTALRNRPEVQEAHRLAGDIDYILKVRVQNARAYDVFYQALISEVKVHNVTALLSMEEIKSTTELPL, encoded by the coding sequence ATGACGGTTCGCCTGGACCAGACCGATCGGAAAATCCTGGCTGAGCTGCAGCGCGATGCAGGTCAATCTTTGGATGAAATCGCTAAGAAAGTAGGCTCGTCCAAGACGCCTGTGTGGAATCGTATCCGCAAGATGCGCGAAGCCGGTGTCATGGGGCAGCAAACGGTCGTGCTGGATGCTGAGAAGCTGGGCTTTGACGCCTGTTTTTTTGTGCTGATCCGCACCTCAGAGCATGAGGCGGAGTGGCAGCAGAAGTTCCTGACCGCGCTGCGCAATCGCCCCGAAGTGCAGGAGGCCCACAGGCTGGCGGGCGATATTGACTACATCCTCAAGGTTCGGGTGCAAAATGCCCGCGCCTATGATGTGTTCTATCAGGCGCTTATTTCTGAGGTGAAGGTGCATAACGTCACCGCGCTCTTGTCGATGGAAGAAATCAAATCCACCACGGAGCTGCCGCTGTGA
- a CDS encoding phosphoadenylyl-sulfate reductase — protein MPLEAPLQAVAERVDHLNRRYQHHAASTVLKRAMTDPQVGRIAMVSSFGAESVVLLHLVAVVDPTTPVLFIDTQMLFPETLDYQQEVAHRLGLTDVRVIRAAEDEVASEDPYGALHLSNTDACCDLRKTRPLEKALSGFDAWITGRKRFQAGSRAALEFFENEEDKRIKVNPLAHWEKSDVQDYLINNRLPKHPLIAQGYPSIGCRPCTSKVKPGEDERAGRWRGTQKEECGIHMVDGKMVRIGAQQ, from the coding sequence ATGCCGCTTGAGGCGCCTCTTCAGGCAGTGGCGGAACGGGTTGACCACCTGAACCGCCGCTACCAGCACCACGCGGCCAGCACGGTGCTGAAGCGGGCGATGACGGACCCTCAGGTGGGTCGCATCGCCATGGTGTCCTCATTTGGCGCGGAAAGCGTCGTTCTGTTGCATTTGGTTGCGGTGGTAGATCCCACCACGCCGGTTCTGTTTATCGACACGCAGATGCTGTTTCCTGAAACGCTGGACTATCAGCAAGAGGTGGCACATCGGCTGGGCCTGACCGACGTGCGGGTGATCCGCGCGGCCGAGGATGAAGTCGCCAGCGAAGACCCCTATGGCGCGCTACACCTCAGCAACACCGATGCCTGCTGTGACCTGCGCAAGACGCGGCCCTTGGAAAAGGCACTCAGCGGTTTTGATGCCTGGATCACCGGGCGCAAACGGTTTCAGGCCGGATCACGCGCGGCGCTGGAGTTCTTTGAGAACGAAGAAGACAAGCGGATCAAGGTGAACCCGCTGGCGCATTGGGAAAAATCGGATGTTCAGGACTACCTGATCAACAACCGTCTGCCGAAACACCCGCTGATCGCGCAGGGCTACCCTTCGATCGGTTGCCGCCCCTGCACCTCGAAGGTGAAACCGGGCGAAGATGAACGGGCCGGCCGCTGGCGCGGCACCCAGAAAGAAGAATGCGGCATCCACATGGTGGATGGCAAAATGGTAAGAATTGGAGCGCAACAATGA